The Agarilytica rhodophyticola genome has a window encoding:
- a CDS encoding cellulase family glycosylhydrolase: protein MRNSIRFKNKLGALVAAMSLALTTHVHSACEVDYTIENDWGGGAQISIRITNTDSSPINGYQLLWQAPAGESFASGWNATYTNSAGGSMSASNPASHWNGNIAANGGSVAFGFMIANSAAPADPVMAFTLNGNPCNGDVVPTPTSTPTPTATPTVTPTPTPSPTATPIPTPGDITAAKAIAEMGQGFNLGQMFDNTQHPRTFAAARAKIDAYYAQGFRNVRIPITWTRDVGGSTLVNNPNIGDVNRNHPRLAVITQVIDYALSLSDMYVVINTHHEGIIKDSEDWRILERLWTDISDIFGDRDARLIFEIINEPHKSAPPYDAMPPASLRLMTGKAYDKIRAVNPKRIIAIGGNRWFGSHEMAETWPNLDDVGGGNDKYLMATFHHYNPWSFHGDNQGDYADNWNDSHISDPMDQMISWSNTVGNGMPIYIGEWGTGWNSQLPTMDCNNIRLWYEKFDKEYASPRQQPTMVWDDGGWFMVYDHASNSWNNNLYQCIAEGDCQWSGSERFNSACF from the coding sequence ATGAGGAATAGCATACGTTTTAAAAATAAACTAGGCGCTTTAGTAGCGGCAATGAGTTTAGCTTTAACAACTCATGTACACTCCGCTTGTGAAGTCGACTACACAATTGAAAATGATTGGGGAGGCGGAGCACAAATTAGCATTCGCATCACCAATACCGACTCATCCCCGATCAACGGTTATCAGTTGCTTTGGCAAGCTCCGGCTGGCGAAAGCTTTGCCTCTGGTTGGAATGCCACATACACTAACAGCGCAGGTGGTAGCATGTCGGCATCAAATCCGGCTAGCCACTGGAACGGCAATATTGCCGCCAATGGGGGCTCTGTTGCCTTTGGTTTTATGATTGCAAATAGTGCCGCACCAGCCGATCCGGTTATGGCATTTACATTAAATGGCAACCCTTGTAATGGTGATGTTGTACCAACACCCACCTCGACGCCGACACCCACGGCTACACCGACAGTAACGCCAACACCTACTCCGAGCCCCACAGCGACACCGATTCCAACACCTGGCGACATAACTGCAGCCAAAGCGATTGCCGAAATGGGCCAAGGATTTAATCTAGGGCAGATGTTCGACAATACGCAACATCCCCGAACATTTGCTGCAGCACGTGCAAAAATCGATGCTTATTATGCACAAGGATTCCGTAATGTACGTATCCCTATTACCTGGACACGCGATGTAGGCGGTTCGACATTAGTTAATAACCCTAATATTGGTGATGTTAACCGCAATCACCCGCGCTTAGCAGTAATTACACAAGTGATAGATTACGCACTATCTCTATCTGACATGTATGTCGTTATCAATACTCATCATGAAGGCATCATTAAAGATAGCGAAGATTGGCGAATTCTGGAACGACTATGGACAGATATTAGTGATATTTTTGGTGACCGTGATGCACGATTAATTTTTGAAATTATCAACGAACCACATAAATCTGCACCTCCCTATGATGCAATGCCACCTGCATCTCTGAGATTAATGACCGGTAAAGCATACGATAAAATTCGTGCCGTTAATCCAAAACGCATTATTGCTATTGGTGGCAACCGTTGGTTCGGCAGTCATGAAATGGCAGAGACTTGGCCAAACTTAGACGATGTTGGTGGTGGTAACGACAAGTACCTCATGGCGACTTTCCATCATTACAACCCATGGAGTTTCCACGGTGATAATCAAGGAGATTATGCAGACAACTGGAATGACAGTCATATTTCTGATCCAATGGATCAAATGATTAGCTGGTCAAATACCGTGGGCAACGGTATGCCAATTTACATCGGTGAATGGGGTACTGGATGGAATAGTCAGCTGCCAACTATGGATTGTAATAATATTCGCCTCTGGTATGAAAAATTTGACAAAGAATATGCTTCTCCACGCCAACAACCCACAATGGTTTGGGACGACGGCGGATGGTTTATGGTGTACGACCATGCGAGCAATAGTTGGAACAATAACCTCTACCAATGTATTGCCGAAGGAGATTGCCAATGGAGTGGTAGCGAGCGATTCAATAGTGCTTGTTTCTAG
- a CDS encoding pyridoxamine 5'-phosphate oxidase family protein: MNLSGWNRATSPFHSGEQELQNRLGLKERQEDIGRQILRPFMPDQHREFFNQLPFMIIGSVDDNGWPWASIVFGKPGFITSPTDKKLNINAKPFADDPLTKNVTTNSPLGFVGIELATRRRNRMNGVVATTTESAIEIDVVQSFGNCPQYIQTRSTEFIRDPQEKVEIEKRKLTNLDSETISLIKNADTFFVASHNPEDDIRDTGGVDASHRGGQPGFIKIDGNTLTIPDFIGNYAFNTLGNFLINPKAGLLFIDFESGDLLYLTGTTEILWDKNDEIEAFRGAERAWRFTLDHGILLKNASPLRWTFGEYSPNTQFTGNWTDAAATLAAKEKRSAWLPYHISRIVDESDEIRSFYLTPAQDNVRFDFKPGQHLTIRITPEQSSQPIIRNYTLSSAPTDRLYRISVKRDGIVSNHLHDKLRVGDIIEAKAPSGNFVFDTTEKRPAVLIGGGVGITPMMSMARAIANDGTRLRYIRPLTVIHAAKTSKARAFLKEFNSLADRCSNKLKYISVLSQPQANELAGHNFHASGRISADLLQSILPLADYDFYICGPNGFMQAVYDIVRSLGVNDNRIFAESFGPSSLKRKLDASANKTEDISKEEADDAIVTFSESKVEQAWHKEEGTLLEFAENHGLTPSFGCRNGSCGSCAVTLQEGDVSYRTKPTYQTEEGEVLICCARPAKDSEKVILKM; this comes from the coding sequence ATGAACCTCTCAGGCTGGAACCGAGCAACATCTCCATTTCATTCAGGCGAACAAGAACTACAAAACCGCTTAGGCCTCAAAGAAAGACAAGAGGACATAGGCCGCCAAATACTTCGTCCATTTATGCCTGACCAGCACAGGGAGTTTTTCAATCAACTTCCATTCATGATTATCGGCAGTGTCGATGACAATGGATGGCCTTGGGCTTCAATAGTTTTTGGCAAACCAGGTTTTATAACAAGTCCAACTGATAAAAAACTTAATATCAATGCAAAACCATTTGCCGATGATCCTCTCACAAAAAATGTAACCACCAATTCGCCACTTGGATTTGTTGGTATTGAACTGGCGACCCGTAGACGCAATCGTATGAATGGTGTGGTGGCAACAACAACTGAAAGTGCTATTGAGATTGATGTAGTTCAGTCCTTTGGCAACTGCCCTCAGTATATACAAACACGTTCAACTGAATTTATTAGAGATCCTCAAGAAAAAGTTGAAATTGAAAAGCGAAAATTAACTAACCTAGATAGTGAAACCATATCACTAATCAAAAATGCAGATACATTCTTTGTTGCCAGCCACAACCCTGAAGATGATATACGCGATACAGGAGGTGTTGATGCAAGTCACCGTGGTGGCCAACCAGGTTTTATAAAAATCGACGGTAATACACTTACTATTCCCGATTTTATTGGCAACTATGCATTTAACACATTAGGTAATTTTTTAATAAATCCTAAAGCTGGATTACTTTTTATCGATTTCGAAAGTGGAGATTTACTCTATTTAACAGGCACAACAGAAATCCTATGGGACAAAAATGATGAGATTGAAGCGTTTCGTGGTGCCGAAAGAGCATGGAGGTTCACACTTGATCACGGCATACTTCTTAAAAATGCAAGTCCATTACGTTGGACGTTTGGCGAATATTCTCCCAACACTCAATTTACAGGTAATTGGACTGACGCGGCAGCAACACTTGCAGCAAAAGAAAAACGCAGCGCTTGGCTACCCTACCATATATCAAGAATCGTTGACGAAAGTGACGAAATACGTTCATTTTATCTTACACCAGCGCAAGATAATGTGAGGTTTGATTTTAAACCAGGGCAACACTTAACTATTCGTATAACACCAGAACAATCCTCCCAGCCGATTATTCGTAATTATACTCTTTCTTCAGCTCCCACAGACCGACTTTATCGTATCTCAGTAAAGCGTGATGGTATTGTTTCAAACCACCTTCACGATAAATTGAGAGTAGGCGATATTATCGAAGCAAAAGCACCCAGTGGTAACTTCGTATTCGATACCACTGAAAAGAGACCTGCTGTACTTATCGGCGGCGGTGTAGGCATTACACCAATGATGTCAATGGCACGAGCCATAGCCAACGATGGTACAAGGTTACGATATATTCGACCATTGACAGTAATTCATGCAGCCAAAACAAGTAAAGCACGTGCTTTTCTAAAAGAATTTAACTCACTTGCGGATCGCTGCAGCAATAAACTGAAATACATTTCTGTACTCAGTCAACCTCAAGCCAATGAATTGGCTGGACATAATTTCCATGCGAGTGGGCGAATTTCCGCTGACTTATTACAAAGTATACTGCCACTTGCAGATTATGATTTTTACATATGTGGGCCCAATGGATTCATGCAAGCCGTTTACGACATAGTGCGAAGCTTAGGCGTAAATGATAATCGTATTTTTGCCGAGAGTTTTGGGCCATCGAGCTTAAAGCGAAAGCTCGACGCATCTGCCAACAAGACAGAAGATATCTCAAAGGAAGAAGCTGATGATGCCATTGTTACATTCTCTGAATCTAAAGTAGAGCAAGCCTGGCATAAAGAAGAAGGTACATTACTAGAGTTCGCTGAAAACCATGGCCTGACACCTAGCTTTGGCTGTCGTAACGGTTCTTGTGGCAGTTGCGCCGTCACCCTGCAAGAGGGTGACGTTTCTTATCGAACAAAACCCACATATCAAACCGAAGAAGGCGAAGTATTGATCTGTTGTGCTCGCCCAGCAAAAGATTCAGAAAAAGTAATATTAAAAATGTAA
- a CDS encoding glutathione S-transferase family protein, whose translation MSTIKLYDVPLSGHAHRPRALLKLLNIEYQTIAVDMMSGEHKSPEFLKINPLGQVPAFIDDSVVLRESTAILVYLALKYDDKRTWLPSDPAAAAEVQAWLSVSSKEVYEGPCAARISKLFKAPIDHGKAVEKAYQLFDTLFEPHLEKNNWLVGEKPTIADIANYAYIATAHEGEISLDNYPHISAWLKRIEMLEGFEKMPSAADIMA comes from the coding sequence ATGAGCACTATTAAACTCTACGATGTTCCACTTTCGGGACATGCCCATAGACCCAGAGCACTACTTAAATTACTAAATATCGAATATCAAACCATTGCCGTGGATATGATGTCGGGTGAACATAAAAGTCCTGAGTTTTTAAAAATTAATCCACTTGGGCAAGTGCCGGCGTTTATCGACGATAGTGTAGTATTACGTGAATCTACAGCAATACTCGTCTATCTTGCATTAAAATATGATGATAAACGCACTTGGCTACCAAGCGACCCAGCAGCAGCAGCAGAGGTACAAGCATGGTTATCTGTCAGTTCTAAAGAAGTTTATGAAGGGCCATGTGCTGCACGCATAAGTAAACTTTTTAAGGCGCCAATCGATCATGGCAAAGCAGTGGAAAAAGCCTACCAATTATTTGATACCTTATTCGAACCTCATTTAGAAAAAAATAATTGGCTAGTTGGCGAGAAACCGACAATCGCAGATATCGCTAACTACGCTTATATTGCAACTGCCCACGAAGGTGAGATTTCATTAGATAACTATCCACATATTTCGGCTTGGCTTAAACGTATAGAAATGCTAGAAGGTTTTGAAAAAATGCCAAGCGCTGCAGATATTATGGCTTAG
- a CDS encoding YifB family Mg chelatase-like AAA ATPase, with protein sequence MSLAIVYTRAQFGISSPLVRVEIHLSNGLPAFNIVGLPETAVKESKDRVRSALLNSYFEFPQRRITVNLSPADLPKEGGRFDLPIALGILAASEQIPKDSLKNLEFVGELALCGELREIKGCLCAAMATGKNKRALILPAANETEASLCKSTDIYLASTLLEVCAHLHGRCTLPSPKQKVAPTVIHKKDLNEIKGQLQARRALEIAACGGHNILFYGPPGTGKSMLASRLPSILPELEENEALESAAIKSITSETLSDSWLSRPFRSPHHTASAVALVGGSSPPKPGEISLAHNGVLFLDELPEFSRHVLEVLREPMESGHICISRASAQVNYPANFQLVAAMNPCPCGFYGEDSDRCNCSSAQVKRYRDKISGPLLDRIDLHVKVDSLTVEEIQSKSPGEASEIVRQRVSEIRMQQITRQKVCNAQLDGKEISYYCQLTNSEKSLLAHAMRKLNLSARSYDRILKVARTIADMEKSENIQCTHISEALTYRNFDRQQL encoded by the coding sequence ATGTCACTAGCTATTGTATACACACGCGCGCAATTCGGAATTAGCTCACCTCTTGTCAGAGTCGAAATTCACCTTTCAAATGGTTTACCTGCATTCAATATTGTTGGCCTACCTGAAACAGCGGTTAAAGAAAGCAAAGATAGAGTTCGCAGCGCATTATTGAATAGTTATTTTGAATTTCCACAGCGACGCATTACCGTTAATCTTTCGCCCGCTGACCTGCCTAAAGAAGGGGGACGTTTTGATTTACCCATTGCTTTGGGTATTCTCGCTGCATCAGAACAGATTCCTAAAGATTCTCTAAAAAACCTAGAGTTTGTTGGTGAGTTAGCATTATGCGGCGAACTGCGCGAAATTAAAGGCTGTCTCTGCGCGGCAATGGCCACAGGAAAAAATAAGCGGGCACTAATATTACCAGCAGCTAATGAAACCGAAGCATCTTTATGTAAAAGTACCGATATATATCTCGCTTCGACACTCCTTGAAGTATGCGCCCATCTGCACGGTCGGTGTACCCTGCCATCACCCAAACAAAAAGTTGCCCCTACTGTTATTCACAAAAAAGATTTAAATGAGATCAAAGGGCAATTACAAGCCAGACGAGCCTTAGAAATAGCAGCATGTGGCGGACATAATATTCTTTTTTATGGGCCACCCGGTACAGGAAAGTCCATGTTGGCCAGCCGTTTACCTTCTATTTTACCTGAGCTTGAGGAAAATGAAGCCCTTGAATCTGCAGCAATAAAATCGATTACCTCCGAGACGCTCTCAGATTCATGGTTATCTCGCCCTTTTCGCTCGCCCCATCATACTGCATCAGCAGTAGCCTTAGTGGGTGGCAGCTCGCCGCCAAAGCCAGGTGAAATTTCATTGGCCCATAACGGCGTTTTATTTCTTGACGAGTTACCAGAGTTTTCCCGTCATGTATTGGAGGTGTTGCGAGAACCCATGGAGTCAGGTCATATTTGTATCAGCCGCGCCAGCGCTCAAGTTAATTACCCAGCGAACTTCCAGCTTGTTGCAGCAATGAACCCCTGCCCATGTGGTTTTTATGGAGAGGATTCGGATCGATGTAACTGTTCATCTGCACAAGTTAAACGTTATCGAGATAAAATTTCAGGGCCTTTATTAGATCGCATTGATTTACACGTTAAAGTGGATTCACTAACGGTAGAAGAGATACAAAGTAAATCACCAGGGGAAGCTAGCGAAATAGTTCGCCAGCGTGTTAGCGAAATTAGAATGCAACAAATAACACGACAAAAAGTATGTAATGCCCAACTTGACGGAAAAGAAATATCTTATTATTGCCAATTAACAAATAGTGAAAAAAGTTTATTGGCACACGCAATGCGAAAGTTAAATCTTTCTGCAAGATCTTATGATCGAATTTTAAAAGTGGCTCGAACAATTGCAGATATGGAAAAAAGCGAAAATATACAATGTACGCATATCAGCGAAGCACTTACTTATCGAAATTTTGATAGGCAGCAGCTTTAA